One window of Rhizobium leguminosarum genomic DNA carries:
- a CDS encoding transglutaminase-like cysteine peptidase yields the protein MARLFSLAATSFILLAFHAVAGSSLPVTRSIGAPVGFGAACAKYKWLCGRMAAQQLNDAAGMALLQKVNRAVNGRIIPAEDRPSSGSKDVWSLPVAGRGDCEDYALQKMKDLIEAGFPSNRLALSVVIGPHDQNHVVLIARTDGGDFVLDNLTSAVRPWRMTGYTFLATQDFQSRTGWRVTLAGPRAGEFS from the coding sequence ATGGCGCGTCTCTTTTCTCTTGCCGCTACCTCATTCATTCTTCTGGCTTTTCACGCCGTTGCCGGGTCATCGCTGCCTGTGACGAGAAGCATCGGCGCGCCTGTGGGATTCGGTGCAGCCTGCGCCAAGTACAAGTGGCTGTGCGGCAGGATGGCGGCGCAACAGCTGAACGATGCGGCAGGAATGGCGCTTCTTCAAAAGGTCAATCGTGCTGTAAATGGACGCATCATTCCCGCAGAAGATCGCCCCTCTTCCGGATCCAAGGATGTTTGGTCTCTACCGGTCGCCGGCCGTGGCGACTGTGAGGACTACGCCCTCCAGAAGATGAAGGACCTGATCGAGGCTGGTTTTCCCTCGAACCGGTTGGCGCTTTCTGTGGTCATTGGACCGCATGATCAAAACCATGTCGTTCTCATTGCCCGGACGGACGGCGGCGATTTTGTGCTCGATAATCTGACCAGCGCCGTGAGGCCCTGGCGCATGACCGGCTATACGTTTCTGGCCACGCAGGATTTCCAATCGCGAACTGGCTGGCGCGTGACGCTTGCTGGTCCTCGCGCCGGTGAGTTCTCCTGA
- a CDS encoding VOC family protein: MPGISMRYIVDDVDAALEFYTKHLGFSIALHPAPSFAILTRDGFRLLVSGTTGPGGASQPMPDGRKPEPGGWNRIQIEVADLEAEVATLRQAGARFRNEIVQGMGGKQIVLDDPAGNPIELFEAPKR; the protein is encoded by the coding sequence ATGCCCGGCATCAGCATGCGTTATATCGTCGACGACGTCGACGCCGCGTTGGAATTCTATACGAAACATCTTGGCTTCTCGATTGCGCTTCACCCCGCGCCCTCCTTCGCCATCCTGACCAGGGACGGGTTTCGTCTGCTCGTCAGCGGCACGACGGGACCGGGCGGAGCTTCCCAGCCAATGCCCGACGGGCGAAAACCTGAACCCGGCGGATGGAATCGCATCCAGATCGAGGTCGCCGACCTGGAGGCGGAGGTCGCGACGCTGCGCCAAGCGGGCGCGCGTTTTCGCAACGAGATCGTGCAGGGCATGGGTGGCAAGCAGATCGTGCTCGATGACCCGGCCGGAAACCCGATCGAACTCTTCGAGGCACCGAAGAGATGA
- a CDS encoding gamma carbonic anhydrase family protein, translated as MPVYALGGSTPKLPAAGLYWIAPDANIIGNIELGENVGVWFGAVLRGDNEKITIGEGTNIREGVMAHTDMGFPLTTGKGCTIGHHAILHGCTLGDNVLIGMGATILNGAKLGNNCLVGANALVTEGKQFPDNSLIVGAPARVVRVLDEATIEAIRRSAENYVANWQRFARDLKQIG; from the coding sequence ATGCCCGTCTATGCGCTCGGCGGATCAACGCCGAAACTTCCCGCTGCCGGCCTCTATTGGATCGCACCGGATGCCAACATCATCGGCAACATCGAGCTCGGCGAGAATGTCGGCGTCTGGTTTGGCGCCGTGCTGCGCGGCGACAACGAGAAGATCACCATCGGCGAAGGCACCAACATCCGGGAGGGTGTAATGGCCCACACCGACATGGGCTTCCCGCTGACAACAGGCAAAGGCTGCACCATCGGCCACCACGCCATCCTCCACGGCTGCACGCTGGGAGACAACGTGCTGATCGGCATGGGCGCCACCATTCTGAACGGCGCGAAGCTCGGCAACAACTGCCTTGTCGGCGCCAATGCGCTGGTGACTGAAGGCAAGCAATTCCCCGATAATTCCCTGATCGTCGGAGCGCCCGCCCGCGTCGTGCGCGTGCTCGACGAGGCGACAATCGAAGCCATCCGCCGCTCGGCGGAAAACTACGTCGCCAACTGGCAACGCTTCGCCCGCGATCTCAAGCAGATCGGCTGA
- the znuB gene encoding zinc ABC transporter permease subunit ZnuB, translated as MLDDFFVRAILAGVGLALTTGPLGCFIIWRRMAYFGDTIAHSALLGVALSLLFELNLTLAVFAVAVLVSVLLLFLQKRQALSADALLGILSHATLAIGLVMVAFMSWVRIDLIAFLFGDILAVSPTDIALIWGGGLFVLVAMAWLWRPLLAATVNAELAEAEGLKPERARLFFMLLMAVVIAIAMKIVGIMLITSLLIIPAAAARRFSATPEMMAVLASLIGAAAVVGGLFGSLTYDTPSGPSIVVAALILFMLSLLPVRRHRAAMQGQGS; from the coding sequence ATGCTTGACGATTTCTTCGTGCGCGCCATCCTTGCCGGCGTCGGCCTGGCGCTGACGACGGGGCCGCTCGGCTGCTTCATTATCTGGCGGCGCATGGCCTATTTCGGTGATACAATCGCCCATTCGGCGCTGCTCGGCGTCGCGCTGTCGCTGCTCTTCGAACTCAATCTGACGCTGGCGGTCTTTGCCGTCGCCGTGCTCGTATCGGTGCTGCTGCTCTTCCTGCAGAAGCGCCAGGCACTGTCGGCCGATGCGCTGCTCGGCATCCTCTCGCATGCCACCCTGGCGATCGGCCTCGTCATGGTCGCCTTCATGAGCTGGGTGCGGATCGATCTGATCGCCTTCCTGTTCGGCGATATTCTCGCCGTTTCCCCGACTGACATCGCACTGATCTGGGGCGGCGGGCTCTTCGTTCTCGTGGCAATGGCCTGGCTCTGGCGGCCACTGCTGGCTGCGACCGTCAATGCCGAGCTTGCCGAGGCCGAGGGGCTGAAGCCAGAGCGGGCGCGGCTGTTCTTCATGCTGCTGATGGCCGTCGTCATTGCCATCGCCATGAAGATCGTCGGCATCATGCTGATCACCTCCCTGCTGATCATTCCGGCGGCTGCGGCGCGGCGCTTCTCGGCGACGCCGGAAATGATGGCGGTGCTCGCCTCGCTGATCGGGGCAGCCGCCGTCGTCGGCGGGCTGTTCGGCTCGCTCACCTACGACACGCCCTCCGGTCCCTCGATCGTGGTCGCGGCGCTGATCCTCTTCATGCTCAGCCTGCTTCCCGTCAGGCGCCACCGCGCGGCCATGCAAGGACAAGGCTCATGA
- a CDS encoding fumarylacetoacetate hydrolase family protein gives MSDPATVIPLPQPVLLPVEGGAERFPVRRVYCVGRNYADHAIEMGHDPTREPPFFFQKNADNLLPAGNAFPYPPLSNDVHYEVECVLALKSGGANIKAAAALDCIYGYAVGVDFTRRDLQGEAKKLGRPWEVGKAFEHSAPVSPIVPASRLGHPSQAKIWLEQNGKRVQDGDLNQMIWKVPEIIAELSKLFTLAPGDIIMTGTPAGVGAVARGDRISCGIDGVATLSVEVV, from the coding sequence ATGTCCGATCCCGCGACCGTCATCCCGCTTCCGCAACCGGTTTTGCTGCCGGTCGAGGGCGGCGCCGAGCGTTTTCCGGTGCGCCGCGTCTATTGCGTCGGGCGCAACTATGCCGACCATGCGATCGAGATGGGTCATGATCCCACCCGCGAGCCGCCCTTCTTCTTCCAGAAAAATGCCGATAACCTGCTGCCGGCGGGCAATGCCTTTCCCTATCCGCCGCTCTCGAACGACGTGCATTACGAGGTGGAATGTGTGCTTGCGCTGAAATCCGGCGGCGCGAACATTAAGGCCGCCGCAGCACTCGACTGCATTTACGGCTATGCCGTCGGCGTCGATTTCACCCGCCGCGATCTGCAGGGCGAGGCAAAGAAACTCGGCCGCCCGTGGGAGGTCGGAAAGGCCTTCGAACATTCCGCCCCCGTTTCGCCGATCGTTCCGGCAAGTCGCCTCGGCCACCCCTCGCAGGCAAAGATCTGGCTGGAACAGAACGGCAAGCGTGTCCAGGACGGCGATCTCAACCAGATGATCTGGAAGGTGCCGGAGATCATCGCCGAACTGTCGAAGCTCTTCACGTTGGCGCCGGGCGATATCATCATGACCGGCACCCCTGCCGGCGTCGGCGCAGTCGCCAGGGGCGATCGCATCAGTTGCGGCATCGACGGCGTCGCCACCCTATCGGTCGAGGTCGTCTGA
- the znuC gene encoding zinc ABC transporter ATP-binding protein ZnuC, with product MFSPAKSPAGIRAEPLVSLENVGVLRNGRWLVRGVEFSVSRGEIVTLIGPNGSGKSTSAKAAIGVLKPNEGRVERKAGLKVGYVPQKLSIDWTLPLSVRRLMTLTGPLPERDMLSALESAGVAHMLDAEVQHLSGGEFQRALMARAIARKPDLLVLDEPVQGVDFSGEIALYDLIKSIRNATGCGILLISHDLHVVMAETDTVICLNGHVCCRGTPEAVSRSPEYVRLFGSRAAQTLAVYSHHHDHTHLPDGRVQHADGTVTDHCHPDDGHHHEHGHDHAHDHDDHHGHDHAHAHSHSGEGRHA from the coding sequence ATGTTCTCTCCCGCAAAGTCCCCCGCTGGTATCAGGGCCGAACCGCTGGTTTCGCTTGAGAATGTCGGCGTTCTTCGCAATGGCCGCTGGCTGGTGCGCGGCGTCGAATTTTCTGTCTCGCGCGGCGAGATCGTCACGCTGATCGGGCCGAACGGCTCCGGCAAGTCGACCAGCGCCAAGGCGGCGATCGGCGTGCTGAAGCCCAATGAGGGCAGGGTGGAGCGCAAGGCCGGCCTAAAAGTGGGCTATGTCCCGCAGAAGCTTTCGATCGACTGGACGCTGCCGCTTTCGGTGCGCCGGTTGATGACGTTGACCGGCCCGCTGCCGGAGCGTGACATGCTTTCGGCGCTCGAATCCGCCGGCGTTGCTCATATGCTTGATGCCGAGGTGCAGCATCTCTCCGGCGGCGAATTCCAGCGGGCGCTGATGGCGCGCGCGATTGCCCGCAAACCCGATCTGCTGGTGCTTGACGAGCCGGTGCAGGGGGTTGATTTCTCAGGCGAGATCGCGCTCTACGACCTTATCAAGTCGATCCGCAATGCGACTGGCTGCGGCATCCTGCTGATTTCGCACGATCTCCACGTCGTCATGGCCGAGACCGATACGGTCATCTGCCTTAACGGCCATGTCTGCTGCCGCGGCACGCCGGAGGCTGTCAGCCGCAGCCCGGAATATGTGCGCCTGTTCGGCAGTCGCGCGGCGCAGACGCTTGCCGTCTATAGCCATCACCACGACCATACGCACCTGCCGGATGGGCGCGTGCAGCATGCCGACGGCACGGTGACCGATCATTGCCACCCCGACGACGGGCATCATCATGAGCATGGGCACGACCATGCTCATGATCATGACGATCACCATGGACATGATCACGCGCATGCCCATTCCCACAGTGGGGAGGGCCGCCATGCTTGA
- a CDS encoding Fur family transcriptional regulator produces MTTPQLTKNQSLVFDVLEKAEGPLSAYTILDKLRDHGFRAPLQVYRALEKLLEYGVVHRLESINSFVACAHPGDDCHSHGIVAFAICESCGQVMEFHDHEVDHRLMSWVRGQKFKPEKTTIEIRGLCETCAA; encoded by the coding sequence ATGACGACACCGCAACTCACCAAGAACCAGTCGCTGGTCTTCGACGTGCTCGAGAAGGCCGAAGGACCGCTCAGCGCTTACACCATCCTCGACAAGTTGCGCGACCACGGTTTTCGCGCGCCGCTGCAGGTCTACCGGGCGCTGGAGAAGCTGCTCGAATACGGCGTCGTCCATCGGCTGGAAAGCATCAATTCCTTCGTCGCCTGTGCCCATCCCGGCGACGACTGCCACAGCCACGGCATCGTCGCCTTCGCCATCTGCGAAAGCTGCGGCCAGGTAATGGAATTCCACGACCACGAGGTCGACCACCGGCTGATGAGCTGGGTGCGCGGGCAGAAGTTCAAGCCGGAGAAGACCACGATCGAGATCCGCGGGTTGTGCGAGACCTGCGCGGCGTGA
- a CDS encoding chromate resistance protein ChrB domain-containing protein, translating to MPSFLEISAEKLSRLIGTPGAPCIIDVRTETDFALDPRLVPGSIRRDHSAVASWAGSVDADAVVVVCQKGSKLSHGVAAYLRHAGIAAESLEGGFEAWITGGAAVPEEKLPRRDAEGRTVWVTRARPKIDRIACPWLIRRFVDPDAVFLFVPAPEVCAVGERFGAVPFDIEDVFWSHRGELCTFDVMVEEFGLASEPLLRLAQIIRAADTARLDLAPEAPGLLAASLGLSRMYSDDLEQLEAGMLLYDAFFRWCRDATEETHNWPAPKKRA from the coding sequence ATGCCGTCATTTCTCGAAATTTCCGCCGAAAAACTCAGCCGCCTCATCGGAACCCCCGGGGCGCCCTGCATTATCGATGTTCGCACCGAGACGGACTTCGCACTCGATCCTCGCCTGGTTCCGGGCTCGATCCGGCGCGACCATTCCGCGGTCGCGTCCTGGGCGGGCAGCGTCGATGCTGATGCCGTCGTTGTGGTCTGTCAAAAGGGCAGCAAGCTCAGCCACGGTGTGGCCGCCTATCTGCGCCATGCCGGGATCGCTGCGGAGAGCCTCGAAGGCGGCTTCGAAGCCTGGATTACTGGCGGAGCGGCGGTGCCTGAGGAAAAGCTGCCGCGCCGCGACGCAGAAGGACGCACCGTCTGGGTGACGCGGGCGCGGCCGAAAATCGACCGCATTGCCTGTCCCTGGCTGATCCGGCGCTTCGTCGATCCGGACGCCGTCTTCCTGTTCGTCCCGGCGCCTGAAGTATGTGCCGTCGGCGAGCGCTTCGGGGCCGTACCCTTCGATATCGAAGACGTATTCTGGAGCCATCGCGGCGAACTCTGCACCTTCGACGTGATGGTCGAGGAATTCGGCCTGGCGTCCGAGCCGCTTCTGCGCCTGGCGCAGATTATCAGGGCGGCGGATACCGCAAGGCTCGATCTCGCGCCCGAGGCGCCTGGCCTGCTTGCCGCTTCGCTCGGCCTCTCCAGGATGTATTCCGACGACCTGGAGCAGCTCGAGGCCGGCATGCTTCTCTACGATGCCTTCTTCCGCTGGTGCCGGGACGCGACCGAGGAAACTCACAACTGGCCCGCGCCGAAGAAGAGGGCATGA
- the chrA gene encoding chromate efflux transporter: MAEMTDNSPTGQTVERNAGEGHHHGVSFGEAFKVWLRVAALSFGGPAGQIAVMHRIIVDEKRWIGEHRFLHALNYCMLLPGPEAQQLAVYIGWLMHRTLGGLVAGLLFVLPGFLSILCLSYIYAAYGSVGIVAGVFFGLKAAVLAVVVQAVIRIGRRALRNNVMLLIAAVAFVAIFFLHVPFPLIVLAAAMTGFIGGRFGLAAFMPGGGHKAGSGSVLSDAESALGDGIPDHARPNLAWSLRMSAALLALWLVPIATLYAVFGAHDVFTEIGLFFSKMAVVTFGGAYAALAYVAQEAVQRFGWLKPGEMLDGLGMAETTPGPLIMVLQFVGFMGAYRNPGSLDPMLAATLAAILTTWVTFVPCFLWIFLGAPFIEKLRGNVALAGAMSAITAAVVGVILNLAIWFGLHTLFAEVATVRLGGLRLDIPLLQSAVPAAMALSAAAAIAIFRFKTSVITTLLACAMSGMLWTLAVS, from the coding sequence ATGGCCGAGATGACAGACAATAGCCCTACGGGCCAAACGGTGGAGAGAAATGCGGGAGAGGGGCATCACCACGGCGTCTCGTTTGGCGAAGCCTTTAAGGTGTGGCTGCGCGTCGCCGCCTTGAGCTTCGGTGGCCCGGCCGGCCAGATTGCCGTCATGCACCGGATCATCGTCGACGAGAAGCGATGGATCGGCGAGCATCGTTTTCTGCATGCGCTGAATTATTGCATGCTGCTTCCCGGCCCCGAGGCGCAGCAACTCGCCGTCTATATCGGCTGGCTGATGCACCGCACGCTCGGCGGTCTCGTCGCCGGCCTGCTGTTCGTGCTGCCGGGATTCCTGTCGATCCTTTGCCTCAGTTATATTTACGCGGCTTATGGCAGCGTCGGCATCGTCGCCGGCGTGTTTTTCGGGCTGAAGGCGGCGGTGCTTGCCGTGGTCGTGCAGGCCGTCATCCGCATCGGCCGCCGCGCCCTTAGAAACAATGTCATGCTCCTGATTGCGGCGGTGGCCTTCGTCGCCATCTTCTTCTTGCACGTGCCGTTCCCGCTGATCGTGCTCGCCGCCGCCATGACCGGCTTCATCGGCGGCAGGTTCGGGCTTGCCGCCTTCATGCCGGGGGGCGGCCACAAGGCTGGGAGCGGTTCGGTGCTTTCGGATGCCGAGTCTGCGCTCGGGGACGGCATACCTGATCATGCGCGCCCCAATCTCGCCTGGTCGCTGCGGATGTCGGCAGCTCTGCTCGCTCTCTGGCTCGTACCCATCGCCACCCTCTATGCAGTGTTTGGGGCACACGACGTCTTCACCGAGATCGGTCTGTTCTTCAGCAAGATGGCGGTCGTCACCTTCGGCGGTGCCTACGCCGCGCTCGCCTACGTCGCGCAGGAAGCCGTGCAGCGTTTCGGCTGGCTGAAACCCGGCGAGATGCTGGATGGCCTGGGGATGGCCGAGACGACGCCGGGGCCGCTGATCATGGTGCTTCAGTTCGTTGGCTTCATGGGCGCCTACCGCAATCCCGGATCGCTCGATCCGATGCTCGCCGCCACGCTTGCGGCAATCCTGACGACTTGGGTTACCTTCGTGCCCTGTTTCCTCTGGATATTCCTCGGCGCGCCGTTCATCGAAAAACTGCGCGGCAATGTGGCGCTCGCCGGCGCTATGTCGGCGATCACGGCGGCTGTGGTCGGGGTCATTCTCAACCTCGCCATCTGGTTTGGCCTGCACACGCTGTTTGCCGAGGTCGCGACCGTCCGCCTTGGCGGCCTGCGGCTCGATATCCCCTTGCTGCAATCGGCCGTGCCGGCGGCAATGGCGCTGTCGGCCGCCGCCGCCATCGCGATCTTCCGGTTCAAGACGTCGGTCATCACGACGTTGCTTGCCTGTGCGATGTCGGGAATGCTCTGGACGCTTGCCGTCAGCTAG
- a CDS encoding RcnB family protein, with product MKKIFAALLSASFLLSPMVVSQASADDYRRPPVVVQKKVVVEKAVVRPHWKKGYRVNASERRRFHDVNDYRRYRLAAPPRGYRWVRADNDYLLIGVTSGVISSIIVGR from the coding sequence ATGAAAAAGATTTTTGCAGCTCTCCTTTCCGCCTCCTTCCTTCTCTCCCCGATGGTTGTTTCCCAAGCCAGTGCCGATGATTATCGCCGTCCGCCTGTCGTCGTGCAGAAGAAGGTGGTCGTCGAGAAAGCGGTCGTTCGGCCGCACTGGAAGAAAGGATATCGCGTCAACGCCAGCGAGCGCCGCCGTTTTCACGACGTCAACGACTACCGCCGCTACCGGCTGGCTGCGCCGCCGCGCGGCTATCGCTGGGTCCGTGCCGACAACGACTACCTGCTGATCGGCGTCACCAGCGGTGTCATTTCCAGCATCATTGTCGGCCGTTGA
- a CDS encoding class I SAM-dependent methyltransferase: protein MLETDKVFAGSVPENYDRYMVPLIFEPYAANLAGLAASFSPSAVLETAAGTGVVTRVLAPRLSSGASYVVSDLNQPMLDYAASRQTPDSRIQWRQADALALPFENAAFDLVCCQFGAMFFPDRPAAYREARRVLKSGGRFLLSVWDRIEENVFADDVTNALARIFPNDPPRFLERTPHGYHDKDLIRSELEGAGFSHVVIETRAEQSRASSPRIPAIAYCQGTLLRNEIEAREAGKLEAATDYAASAIANRHGGGEVAAKIQAHVIVAVA, encoded by the coding sequence ATGCTGGAAACGGATAAGGTATTCGCAGGCTCGGTTCCGGAAAACTACGACCGCTATATGGTTCCGTTGATTTTTGAACCGTACGCTGCGAATCTTGCGGGGCTGGCTGCATCCTTCTCGCCGAGCGCCGTGTTGGAAACCGCCGCGGGCACCGGGGTTGTCACCCGCGTATTGGCGCCAAGATTGTCGTCAGGCGCAAGTTATGTCGTCAGCGACCTCAACCAGCCGATGCTCGACTATGCCGCCTCCCGGCAAACGCCCGACAGTCGCATCCAGTGGCGCCAGGCGGATGCTCTGGCGCTGCCGTTTGAGAATGCGGCCTTCGATCTCGTCTGTTGTCAGTTCGGGGCGATGTTCTTTCCCGACCGGCCGGCTGCCTATCGCGAAGCAAGGCGGGTCCTGAAATCAGGAGGACGTTTTTTGCTGAGCGTATGGGATCGCATCGAAGAGAATGTGTTTGCGGACGATGTGACGAATGCTCTCGCCAGGATTTTTCCGAACGATCCGCCGCGTTTCCTGGAACGCACGCCGCACGGCTACCACGACAAGGACCTGATCCGGTCCGAACTCGAGGGCGCAGGTTTCTCCCATGTGGTGATCGAAACGAGGGCCGAACAAAGCCGCGCATCTTCGCCCCGCATTCCGGCCATTGCTTATTGTCAGGGCACGCTTCTTCGCAATGAAATCGAGGCCAGAGAGGCGGGAAAACTGGAGGCTGCGACCGACTACGCTGCATCCGCGATTGCTAACAGGCATGGCGGCGGGGAGGTCGCCGCTAAAATTCAGGCGCATGTCATCGTGGCCGTAGCCTAG
- a CDS encoding zinc ABC transporter substrate-binding protein has translation MKLALGSALKMLALRMPVLAIPALAIPALVIPALFFAGTMRAADAPVVVTSIKPIHSLVSAIMQGVGEPELIVDGAASPHTYNLKPSNARALQEAKVIFWVGPGLEAFLEKPLQALGSDASIAALDDAPGLVKLPFREGGAFEPHDDGDEHSEAEAAHGAEADHDHDHGAFDTHLWLDPMNAKAMAAMITTTLVAADPANALTYQANAKALDDRLTALDREIATTGAPVKDKPFIVFHDAYQYFEHRYGIRVAGSITVSPETIPGAERVSEIHRKVGELGATCVFTEPQFEPRLVDVVIEGTRAKSGVLDPEAATLKAGPDLYFTLMRGIANSVKDCLSKES, from the coding sequence ATGAAACTCGCCCTGGGGTCTGCCCTCAAAATGCTGGCCCTCAGAATGCCGGTTCTTGCAATCCCGGCTTTGGCAATCCCGGCTTTGGTAATCCCCGCTCTGTTCTTTGCCGGCACCATGCGTGCGGCCGATGCGCCTGTCGTCGTCACCTCGATCAAGCCGATCCATTCGCTGGTCTCGGCGATCATGCAGGGTGTGGGCGAGCCGGAACTGATCGTCGATGGCGCCGCCTCGCCGCACACCTACAATCTGAAGCCCTCGAACGCGCGGGCCTTGCAGGAAGCCAAGGTGATTTTCTGGGTTGGCCCCGGCCTCGAGGCCTTCCTCGAAAAACCGCTGCAGGCTCTGGGTTCGGATGCCAGCATCGCAGCACTCGACGACGCGCCCGGCCTCGTGAAGCTGCCGTTTCGTGAGGGCGGCGCATTCGAGCCGCATGACGACGGCGATGAACATAGTGAGGCAGAAGCCGCGCATGGCGCCGAAGCCGACCATGATCACGACCACGGCGCCTTCGACACACATCTCTGGCTCGATCCGATGAACGCCAAGGCGATGGCCGCCATGATCACCACGACGCTGGTCGCCGCCGATCCCGCCAATGCGCTGACCTATCAGGCCAATGCCAAGGCGCTGGACGACCGGCTGACGGCGCTGGACAGGGAGATCGCCACCACAGGCGCTCCCGTCAAGGACAAGCCCTTCATCGTCTTCCACGACGCCTACCAGTATTTCGAGCACCGCTACGGCATCCGCGTCGCCGGCTCGATCACCGTCAGCCCGGAAACCATCCCCGGCGCCGAGCGCGTCTCCGAAATCCACCGCAAGGTTGGCGAACTCGGCGCCACCTGCGTCTTTACCGAGCCGCAGTTCGAGCCGCGGCTCGTCGATGTCGTCATCGAGGGCACGCGCGCCAAGTCAGGCGTGCTCGACCCGGAAGCCGCCACGCTGAAGGCTGGTCCTGATCTCTACTTCACCCTCATGCGCGGCATTGCCAACAGCGTGAAGGATTGCCTCTCGAAGGAGAGCTGA
- a CDS encoding hemolysin family protein, with amino-acid sequence MSESAGGLFDYVGILAVLLLVAANGFFVAAEFALVSVRRSRVTELAAAGRMNASALQRAVDNLDANLAATQLGITISSLALGWVGEPALAHLVEPLLSWLPGQWATTGAHTVAIVIAFVIITALHIVLGELAPKSLALQRSEATSLAVVRPLGLFLVLFKPAIFALNGMGNLVLRGVGLRAGTGESSFHSPQELKLLVAESQEAGLLNQVQQQLVERVFNIGDRPISDIMTPRLDIEWFDADDSEAEILKTIRECSHEQLLVARGSIDEPIGMVLKKDLLDQVLDGGKVRPMAVIKQPLVLHEGTSVVRVLDSFKASPVRLAIVIDEYGSLEGIVTQTDLLEAIAGDLPGSNEEPDIVVRDDGSLLIDAMMPAFDAFERLGLRERPDADFHTLAGFALHQLQHIPEAGETFVFDSWRFEVLDMDGMRIDKMLATRIRADGMEA; translated from the coding sequence ATGTCCGAATCCGCGGGCGGGCTCTTCGACTATGTCGGGATACTAGCCGTGCTACTTCTCGTGGCCGCCAATGGCTTCTTCGTCGCCGCCGAATTCGCGCTGGTCTCGGTGAGGCGCAGTCGTGTCACCGAACTTGCCGCGGCCGGCCGCATGAATGCCTCAGCCCTTCAGCGCGCCGTCGACAATCTCGATGCCAACCTCGCAGCCACCCAGCTCGGCATCACCATCTCGTCGCTGGCGCTGGGCTGGGTCGGCGAACCGGCGCTTGCCCACCTGGTCGAACCGCTGCTGTCCTGGCTGCCCGGACAGTGGGCGACCACAGGTGCACATACTGTCGCCATCGTCATTGCCTTCGTCATCATCACAGCACTTCACATCGTGCTCGGCGAGCTTGCACCGAAAAGCCTGGCGCTTCAGCGCAGCGAAGCCACTTCGCTTGCCGTGGTGCGTCCGCTCGGGCTTTTCCTGGTGCTCTTCAAGCCGGCGATCTTTGCTCTGAACGGCATGGGGAACCTGGTTTTGCGGGGTGTGGGTCTTCGTGCCGGAACCGGGGAATCGTCGTTCCATTCGCCGCAGGAGCTCAAGCTGCTGGTCGCCGAAAGCCAGGAGGCCGGCCTTCTCAACCAGGTGCAGCAGCAGCTTGTCGAGCGAGTCTTCAACATCGGCGACAGGCCAATCTCCGACATCATGACCCCGCGTCTCGATATCGAATGGTTCGACGCCGATGACAGCGAGGCGGAGATCCTGAAAACCATCCGCGAATGCAGCCACGAACAATTGCTGGTCGCCCGCGGCTCGATAGACGAACCGATCGGCATGGTGTTGAAGAAGGATCTTCTCGACCAGGTACTCGACGGCGGCAAGGTCCGGCCGATGGCGGTGATCAAGCAACCGCTGGTGCTGCACGAGGGCACCTCGGTCGTGCGTGTGCTCGACAGTTTCAAGGCCTCACCTGTCCGGCTCGCCATCGTTATCGACGAATATGGCAGCCTCGAAGGCATCGTCACCCAGACAGATCTGCTCGAAGCCATCGCCGGCGATCTGCCGGGATCCAATGAGGAGCCCGACATCGTCGTGCGGGACGACGGATCGCTGTTGATCGATGCGATGATGCCGGCCTTCGACGCATTCGAACGGCTGGGCCTGCGCGAACGCCCGGATGCCGATTTCCATACGCTTGCGGGCTTCGCGCTGCACCAGCTCCAGCATATCCCCGAAGCCGGCGAAACCTTCGTGTTCGACAGCTGGCGTTTCGAAGTGCTCGACATGGACGGCATGCGCATCGACAAGATGCTGGCGACGCGCATCCGCGCAGACGGGATGGAAGCCTAA